The Pirellulimonas nuda genome includes a region encoding these proteins:
- a CDS encoding ExbD/TolR family protein, with translation MPALLQSPSESLHEASAAAPRKSRTDSEGDPDLTPMIDVTFLLLIFFIVASTPDQQTAIDLPIASRGSPVEQLYSTLLTIGEVGVDSAPVYAADGQVESARLSDDPEEQEEKIVELVEKGLQEGKTNVVIKADKSVPFREVWRVTGDCSKVSGIQLAYAILEKD, from the coding sequence ATGCCGGCCCTGCTTCAATCTCCTTCCGAATCGCTGCACGAGGCGTCGGCAGCGGCGCCGCGGAAGTCGCGCACCGATTCCGAAGGAGACCCCGACCTCACGCCGATGATCGACGTGACTTTCCTGCTGCTGATCTTCTTCATCGTTGCCTCGACGCCCGACCAACAGACGGCGATCGACCTGCCGATCGCGTCGCGCGGCAGCCCGGTCGAACAGCTCTACTCAACTTTGCTCACCATCGGCGAAGTGGGCGTGGACAGCGCCCCGGTGTACGCGGCGGACGGCCAGGTGGAGTCGGCTCGCCTGTCGGACGACCCCGAGGAACAAGAGGAGAAGATCGTTGAGCTTGTTGAGAAAGGTCTGCAAGAAGGGAAGACCAACGTCGTCATTAAGGCCGACAAGAGCGTCCCGTTCCGCGAAGTCTGGCGGGTGACCGGCGACTGCTCCAAAGTGAGCGGAATCCAGCTCGCCTACGCGATCCTGGAGAAGGATTGA
- a CDS encoding MotA/TolQ/ExbB proton channel family protein, producing MQELFNLIGYAIYASMALLAIWGAFNAVLVWRRVAQVRFRNEEEQTEFFDELDVELAKGDNEKAIEICEDDRRAMPQLALYAIENRDLGPIKVQRRLVERFQQDVLADIEHRLAWVSTVTKSAPMVGLFGTVIGMMAAFDNLGQGTKVDPGVMAGNIMVALITTALGLAIAVPLMITTASINIQIRKMEDLIASGLTRLMESLQSITGRA from the coding sequence ATGCAAGAACTGTTCAATTTAATCGGCTACGCCATCTACGCGTCGATGGCCTTGCTGGCGATCTGGGGGGCGTTCAACGCCGTTCTCGTGTGGCGCCGAGTAGCCCAGGTGCGGTTCCGCAATGAGGAGGAGCAGACCGAATTCTTCGACGAACTCGACGTAGAACTTGCCAAAGGGGACAACGAAAAGGCGATCGAAATCTGCGAGGACGACCGCCGCGCCATGCCCCAGCTTGCGCTCTACGCCATCGAGAATCGCGACCTTGGCCCCATCAAGGTCCAGCGGCGTTTGGTCGAACGGTTTCAACAGGACGTGCTGGCCGATATCGAGCACCGGCTGGCATGGGTCAGCACCGTCACCAAGAGCGCCCCCATGGTCGGGCTGTTCGGCACCGTCATCGGCATGATGGCGGCGTTCGACAACCTCGGCCAGGGAACGAAGGTCGACCCGGGCGTGATGGCGGGCAACATCATGGTGGCGTTGATCACCACGGCCCTCGGCTTGGCGATCGCGGTGCCGCTGATGATCACCACCGCGTCCATCAACATCCAGATCCGCAAGATGGAAGACCTGATCGCCAGCGGGCTGACGCGGCTCATGGAGTCCCTGCAGTCGATCACGGGCAGGGCGTGA
- a CDS encoding HEAT repeat domain-containing protein, translating to MTALSTRLLLFLAVAASVGPALGASQGLTPESPEVRKLIESGLAAIEKMDGKDEELGAKCLMGLAFVKDDKPDHPKVQQAVAACYETAKKGYEAESFYSAGLAIILLTEVNPRTHASVISYYFNLLKQRQKKNGGWGYTNRESGDTSQTQYAALSYWEAHRHGLSVEAAPLAGLTDWLIRTQDPDGAWGYQGEMGPAGKRVEQKEISLSMVSAALGSVLITIDLFGIMGPNQSVPSEEELPTGVRVAGEESTRRAPRLSSKQVERDRLIKAYEDGTKWMEKNYSIDNKAWQVYYLYALERFRGFEEFLTGVAPGSPKWYNDGYDFLLKNQKKPGIWDKGCGEAADTAFAVLFLQRSTQKILRASIGEGLMLSGRGLPKDLSSVRLDGGQIVAQQEKTAVEDLLGMLDEDQSAKLDALADDPSALISSGLDARSARRLEQLVRGGDPEVRLLAVRALGRTGNLDYVPSLLYGLTDPDKRVVLAARDGLRFTSRKFQGYGLNNRFSENQRYEAKTKWEQWYLSVRPDAVLPAN from the coding sequence ATGACTGCGCTCTCAACCCGCCTCTTGCTGTTCTTGGCTGTTGCCGCATCAGTCGGACCGGCCCTGGGCGCCAGCCAAGGTCTAACGCCCGAGAGCCCCGAGGTCCGCAAGCTGATTGAATCTGGCCTTGCCGCGATCGAGAAGATGGACGGCAAGGATGAAGAACTTGGCGCCAAGTGCCTGATGGGCTTGGCGTTCGTAAAGGACGACAAGCCTGACCACCCCAAGGTTCAGCAGGCGGTGGCGGCGTGCTATGAGACGGCAAAGAAGGGGTATGAGGCAGAGTCGTTCTACAGCGCCGGCCTCGCGATCATCCTCCTCACCGAGGTGAATCCAAGGACCCACGCCTCGGTCATTAGCTACTACTTCAACCTGCTCAAGCAACGCCAGAAAAAGAACGGCGGGTGGGGGTATACCAACCGCGAATCAGGCGACACCTCGCAGACGCAGTACGCGGCGCTCAGCTACTGGGAGGCCCATCGCCACGGTTTGAGCGTCGAAGCGGCGCCACTGGCCGGCCTGACCGACTGGCTGATCCGGACCCAAGACCCGGATGGCGCTTGGGGTTATCAAGGGGAGATGGGTCCGGCGGGGAAACGCGTCGAGCAGAAGGAAATCTCACTCTCGATGGTCTCCGCGGCCCTGGGCAGCGTGCTGATCACGATCGACCTGTTCGGCATTATGGGGCCAAATCAATCGGTCCCAAGCGAGGAAGAATTGCCCACCGGCGTGCGCGTCGCTGGCGAGGAATCCACCCGCCGGGCGCCGCGGCTTTCGTCCAAGCAGGTAGAACGCGACCGGCTTATCAAGGCGTATGAAGATGGGACCAAGTGGATGGAGAAGAATTACTCCATCGACAATAAGGCCTGGCAGGTCTACTACCTCTACGCCCTGGAAAGGTTCCGCGGATTCGAAGAGTTCCTTACCGGCGTCGCGCCGGGCAGCCCGAAGTGGTACAACGACGGGTACGACTTCTTGCTCAAGAACCAGAAGAAACCCGGCATCTGGGACAAAGGCTGCGGCGAGGCGGCCGACACCGCCTTTGCCGTGCTGTTCTTGCAGCGGTCGACGCAAAAAATCCTGCGGGCGAGCATCGGCGAGGGGTTGATGCTTAGCGGGCGGGGCCTGCCAAAGGACCTCAGCAGCGTGCGGCTCGATGGCGGCCAGATCGTCGCCCAGCAAGAAAAAACCGCGGTAGAAGACCTGCTGGGTATGCTGGACGAGGATCAGTCCGCCAAGCTCGACGCTCTAGCGGACGATCCTAGCGCGTTAATCTCAAGCGGACTAGACGCCCGGAGTGCTCGGCGGCTTGAACAGCTCGTGCGTGGCGGAGACCCGGAGGTGCGGCTGCTGGCGGTCCGGGCGCTGGGGAGGACTGGGAATCTCGACTACGTCCCTTCCTTGCTGTACGGGCTCACCGATCCCGACAAACGCGTGGTGCTCGCCGCCAGAGACGGCTTGCGGTTTACGAGTCGAAAGTTCCAGGGCTACGGGCTGAACAACCGCTTCTCTGAGAACCAACGTTACGAGGCCAAGACGAAGTGGGAGCAATGGTACCTGTCGGTCCGCCCCGACGCCGTGCTCCCCGCCAACTAA
- a CDS encoding HU family DNA-binding protein — MAKAAPKPLTKTQIFANIAESTGLTKKQVGEVFDALDAEILKALTGRGAAETFTLPGLCKFVLVRKPATKEREGINPFTKEPMTFAAKPASKSVKIRPLKKLKDSVA; from the coding sequence ATGGCGAAGGCCGCCCCGAAGCCGCTCACCAAGACCCAGATTTTTGCGAACATCGCCGAATCGACCGGCCTCACGAAGAAGCAGGTGGGCGAAGTGTTCGACGCCCTCGACGCAGAAATCCTGAAGGCGCTCACCGGCCGTGGCGCCGCCGAGACCTTTACCCTACCCGGGCTTTGCAAGTTCGTACTGGTGCGGAAGCCCGCCACCAAGGAACGCGAAGGGATCAACCCCTTCACCAAAGAGCCCATGACCTTCGCGGCCAAGCCGGCCTCGAAGTCGGTGAAGATTCGTCCTCTGAAGAAGCTGAAGGACTCGGTCGCCTAG
- a CDS encoding outer membrane protein assembly factor BamB family protein, with protein sequence MEKQDFLRVFELLDAVLDAEEDAWIDVDPPRSARDLAGGLISDLPPAGKRAYSLHADAKAAREFDAISAGANAAELLRIARRYPHTPTETDIFWLLSQRAWDQGFFESTDLLLRRSGAQGRDFVHGSDRRLQQAVSQTAAGIAATDIGLGTHPAVRWAKDYAERDSGGAWRASARASGSSRVEDGLSKGRIAVSWEAVIASSRSRSGSLGLDRVASDVRTEPIIAKGLVLSRTENNVIATSEQSGRRVWETPSNEPLAGAAQRRHGELLAGLGISSDASRVFVIEPSPLAQQSQLGTDRQHIWGGRRPRAWRPEPNQLSAYDLRDQGKLTWSLTRSGDDGAPKPLSLLGAPLCFDGRLLALIDSEQTVMLIEIDPLTGALLWRQPLIGADRAPIRGSSDVWAGITPVTSDGIVVCPTRGGIVVAFDWVRQTLLWAYRFPVDEDSDSGSSGHDAMWRECQAVIRSDKVLVCSPDSDLLHCVDLQSGEPRWTASCPEARYLSVTREAAIASGYQSLDGFDLATGDRLWTRKLPTGAVLAGRPLETGGQVLLPMTGGKILTIDGADGEIENDSSELVEAPSVLIAHRGDLLAAGRDYLVRYVSGGSGTSGTAVARSPTQRLRDSLAARQAGEYDLALSELRSLVSEDLDRSAARSAYLELLVSLPVHEGLEQDAALLDRLREVRPADAEAAVAAAVVAVRRLDQDRLLKAISDISGEIYSPDRLVLVEGDRFVAIEDAVRGTLGRLNSAVEQPLDVVSRSSARTLAASQRWLEADQARWRLESQPTPDTAAARAVDWSSHQVAAEVQPSRSGLLQTTGRGRDFSGLIRVSLERIGPADPRAPTGFVLASNGSRLMGKNNEGEVLFALDTSEDSEVLLKAAREPMEKPWAWIAGRVLLVASRNDVACYDLLSDGQSRVRLWTASGSLRTAMARRGESDGPPAEWVRSWSGPAEVVLVTRSRAVVSNRGRLYCFDLLSGVLRWESALTDADGLWGSGEHLWVVHSDRTATKLAMVDGAVSGKAVPSRMELVSAAGDRFVGVERVNGTPHLMVCDAADLRVLVDLPIRAESFKVWRGEGRMCGVVAEPGSIHTIDVEKGGVVSEKVFAADLESIGSVRMVGGRLLVFVPGAADVRGGEAVDSLEAGSPFTGRVYSLDPSTGEANWSSPVEVQGLGLLDRQAEDDVLAFGARVTSVDGRRMTRVMLLDAATGVLLYSGELIGSTPLNGYHLRSDRTATPPRFEVELSGETLTLLSLPTPRPPEPPPSVKIASVAGAAEVDIWELGQELKRAFEQAADEVEPQTPAEEK encoded by the coding sequence TTGGAAAAGCAGGATTTTCTGCGGGTTTTCGAGCTGCTCGACGCTGTCCTGGACGCGGAAGAGGACGCCTGGATCGACGTTGACCCGCCCCGTTCTGCTAGGGACTTGGCTGGCGGGCTGATTTCAGACCTGCCGCCGGCCGGAAAGCGGGCCTACTCGCTCCACGCAGACGCGAAAGCCGCGCGGGAGTTTGACGCGATTTCCGCGGGGGCGAATGCTGCAGAGTTGCTGCGGATTGCCAGACGCTACCCACACACCCCGACTGAAACGGACATCTTTTGGCTGCTATCGCAACGCGCCTGGGACCAAGGTTTTTTCGAATCGACCGATCTGCTGCTGCGGCGGAGCGGGGCGCAGGGCCGTGACTTTGTTCATGGGTCGGACCGACGTTTGCAGCAAGCCGTTAGCCAGACCGCTGCGGGAATTGCGGCGACGGACATCGGGTTGGGGACCCACCCCGCGGTGCGTTGGGCGAAGGACTATGCCGAACGCGATTCTGGCGGCGCTTGGCGGGCGTCGGCGCGGGCCTCCGGAAGCTCGCGCGTTGAAGACGGCTTGTCGAAGGGCCGCATCGCCGTCTCCTGGGAGGCCGTCATTGCCAGCAGCCGCAGCCGAAGTGGGAGCTTGGGCCTGGACCGTGTGGCCAGCGACGTCCGTACTGAACCGATCATCGCTAAGGGCCTCGTGCTTTCCCGGACCGAAAACAACGTCATCGCCACGAGCGAACAATCGGGGCGTCGGGTCTGGGAAACGCCGTCCAACGAGCCGCTTGCGGGCGCCGCTCAGCGGCGGCATGGGGAGCTACTGGCTGGACTGGGGATTAGTTCCGACGCCAGCCGCGTCTTTGTGATAGAGCCGTCCCCGTTGGCTCAGCAGTCCCAACTGGGTACGGATCGGCAGCACATCTGGGGTGGGCGCAGGCCACGAGCGTGGCGGCCCGAGCCAAACCAGCTATCGGCCTATGACTTGCGCGACCAGGGGAAGCTGACTTGGTCACTAACTCGCAGCGGCGACGACGGGGCGCCGAAGCCCCTCTCGCTGCTAGGCGCCCCGCTTTGCTTTGACGGCCGCCTGCTGGCGCTAATCGATTCCGAACAGACGGTGATGCTGATTGAGATCGATCCATTGACGGGCGCCCTGCTCTGGCGCCAGCCTCTGATCGGCGCCGATCGTGCCCCGATCCGCGGATCGTCGGACGTCTGGGCCGGGATCACCCCGGTCACTTCCGATGGGATCGTCGTCTGCCCCACGCGGGGCGGCATCGTGGTTGCATTTGATTGGGTTCGGCAGACGCTCCTATGGGCCTATCGGTTCCCGGTCGACGAAGACTCGGACAGCGGGAGCTCGGGACACGACGCGATGTGGCGCGAGTGCCAAGCGGTTATTCGGTCCGACAAGGTGCTTGTTTGCTCGCCCGATTCGGACCTCCTTCATTGCGTCGACCTCCAGTCGGGGGAGCCGCGTTGGACCGCGAGTTGTCCCGAGGCTCGCTACCTGTCCGTGACGCGAGAGGCGGCAATTGCCTCGGGCTACCAGTCGTTAGATGGATTTGATCTTGCTACTGGCGATCGGCTCTGGACGCGCAAGCTGCCGACAGGTGCGGTCCTTGCCGGCCGACCACTGGAAACGGGCGGCCAAGTGCTGCTCCCTATGACGGGCGGTAAGATACTGACCATCGACGGCGCCGATGGCGAGATTGAGAACGACTCGTCCGAATTGGTCGAAGCCCCTTCGGTGTTGATCGCTCACCGCGGCGACCTGCTCGCCGCAGGGCGCGACTATTTGGTGCGGTACGTGTCGGGGGGAAGCGGGACGTCGGGCACCGCCGTGGCGCGATCACCGACGCAACGGCTGCGTGATTCGCTAGCCGCGCGGCAGGCCGGGGAGTACGACCTGGCGCTGAGCGAGCTGCGATCCTTGGTCAGCGAAGATCTCGATCGCTCCGCTGCTCGATCTGCCTATCTTGAGCTGTTGGTGAGCTTGCCGGTTCACGAAGGCCTGGAACAAGACGCGGCGTTGCTAGACCGGTTACGGGAGGTCCGCCCGGCGGATGCGGAAGCCGCGGTCGCCGCTGCGGTTGTAGCGGTTCGTAGGCTAGATCAGGACCGGCTGCTCAAGGCAATTTCCGACATCTCTGGCGAAATTTATTCTCCGGATCGTCTCGTGCTGGTTGAAGGCGACCGCTTCGTGGCGATTGAGGACGCCGTCCGAGGGACGCTGGGACGGCTCAATTCGGCGGTCGAGCAACCGCTGGACGTGGTCAGCCGATCGTCTGCAAGGACGCTTGCGGCCTCCCAGCGCTGGTTGGAGGCAGACCAGGCCCGCTGGCGCCTCGAATCGCAACCAACCCCGGACACTGCCGCCGCTCGGGCGGTTGATTGGAGCTCTCACCAAGTCGCGGCAGAGGTGCAGCCGTCTCGATCTGGCCTTCTGCAAACAACCGGACGGGGGCGCGATTTCTCAGGCTTGATCCGGGTGTCGCTCGAACGAATCGGTCCGGCAGACCCGAGGGCGCCAACCGGATTTGTTCTTGCGTCGAACGGTTCTCGATTAATGGGCAAGAATAATGAGGGGGAAGTACTGTTTGCGCTTGATACCTCCGAGGACAGCGAAGTACTGCTCAAGGCGGCCCGCGAGCCGATGGAGAAGCCCTGGGCGTGGATCGCTGGACGGGTGTTGTTGGTCGCCTCCAGGAACGACGTCGCTTGTTACGACCTGCTTTCGGACGGTCAATCCCGTGTCCGACTGTGGACGGCAAGCGGATCTCTGCGCACCGCGATGGCGCGCCGCGGCGAGTCGGACGGGCCGCCTGCGGAGTGGGTGCGAAGCTGGTCGGGGCCGGCGGAGGTTGTGCTGGTGACTCGCTCTCGGGCCGTCGTCAGCAATCGTGGCCGACTATACTGCTTTGACTTGCTGTCTGGCGTCTTGCGGTGGGAGTCAGCACTCACAGACGCCGACGGTCTGTGGGGGAGCGGCGAGCACCTCTGGGTCGTGCACAGCGACCGAACCGCCACGAAGCTTGCAATGGTCGATGGCGCCGTGTCAGGGAAGGCGGTCCCATCCCGGATGGAGCTGGTTTCAGCCGCGGGAGACCGCTTCGTCGGCGTTGAACGCGTCAATGGAACGCCCCATCTAATGGTTTGCGACGCCGCCGACCTGCGGGTCCTGGTCGACCTGCCGATAAGGGCGGAGTCCTTTAAGGTCTGGCGCGGAGAGGGCCGGATGTGCGGTGTTGTGGCCGAGCCCGGCTCGATTCATACGATCGATGTCGAAAAAGGCGGAGTCGTATCAGAAAAGGTGTTTGCTGCCGACCTGGAGTCGATCGGGAGCGTTCGCATGGTCGGAGGGCGACTACTGGTTTTTGTGCCCGGCGCCGCGGACGTGCGGGGAGGCGAGGCCGTTGACAGCTTGGAGGCGGGCTCGCCCTTCACGGGAAGGGTCTATTCGCTCGACCCCAGTACAGGAGAAGCGAATTGGTCGTCCCCAGTCGAGGTGCAAGGCCTCGGGTTGTTGGATCGACAAGCAGAAGACGATGTGCTGGCGTTCGGCGCACGGGTGACTTCCGTAGATGGCCGCCGGATGACCCGCGTCATGCTGCTCGACGCGGCAACTGGCGTGCTGTTGTACAGCGGCGAATTGATTGGAAGCACACCACTCAATGGCTATCATTTGAGAAGTGACCGTACGGCAACCCCGCCGAGGTTTGAGGTCGAGCTATCGGGTGAGACGTTGACCCTGCTGAGCTTGCCGACGCCCCGCCCACCGGAGCCCCCCCCGTCTGTGAAGATCGCCAGCGTCGCCGGAGCCGCGGAAGTGGATATTTGGGAGCTCGGGCAGGAACTCAAACGCGCATTCGAACAGGCCGCGGACGAGGTCGAACCGCAAACGCCCGCCGAAGAGAAATAG
- a CDS encoding prenyltransferase/squalene oxidase repeat-containing protein, with the protein MIRPQNWHRWVLLFVLAARPSAGLAASPDAQRLTSGGLRWLASQQHRQGHWTADGRYPTAMTALAGLALIASGSTSTGGPYSENLRKAVDYLVLQAQPSGLIGDPLRDDRYTYGHGFSMLLLSQVLGEEEDLERRHELSRVLAAAVKFTSRAQTTAGGWGYVSSKEDGSGFDEGSTTITQVQGLRGCRNAGIAVPKEVIDRAVAYIHFCTMDDGGVQYSSNGGGGRPAITAAAIACLYNAGEYDDDYVPRMLEYCREHLGSQTESSYGHWHYAHFYYSQVQYREGDETWRAYRAGTLEKLAREAENVATPTGPGVVWTQGYIGPVYTTALNLIILQVDKGYLPIYQR; encoded by the coding sequence ATGATTCGACCGCAGAATTGGCATCGGTGGGTCCTGCTGTTTGTGCTCGCGGCTCGCCCGTCGGCTGGCTTGGCTGCTTCGCCAGACGCCCAGCGGCTCACGTCGGGCGGGTTGCGTTGGCTCGCCTCGCAGCAACATCGACAGGGCCACTGGACCGCTGACGGGCGTTACCCGACCGCAATGACGGCTCTTGCCGGGCTCGCGTTGATCGCCTCCGGATCCACATCGACCGGGGGGCCGTACTCCGAGAACCTCCGCAAAGCGGTTGACTACCTTGTCTTGCAGGCTCAGCCGAGCGGGCTCATCGGCGACCCGCTCCGCGACGATCGCTACACCTATGGGCACGGCTTCTCCATGCTCCTGCTCTCGCAGGTCTTGGGAGAAGAAGAAGATCTTGAGCGTCGCCATGAGCTGTCCCGCGTGCTCGCGGCCGCGGTCAAGTTCACTTCTCGCGCCCAGACTACGGCCGGCGGCTGGGGCTACGTCAGCTCCAAAGAGGATGGATCGGGCTTCGACGAAGGGTCGACGACCATTACCCAGGTTCAGGGGCTGCGCGGCTGCCGCAACGCCGGGATCGCCGTGCCCAAGGAGGTGATCGACCGCGCGGTGGCGTATATCCACTTCTGCACGATGGACGACGGCGGCGTGCAGTACAGCTCGAACGGCGGCGGAGGAAGGCCCGCCATCACGGCCGCGGCCATCGCCTGCCTCTACAACGCGGGCGAGTACGACGACGACTATGTGCCGCGGATGCTCGAGTACTGCCGAGAGCACTTGGGATCGCAAACCGAGAGCAGCTACGGCCACTGGCATTACGCACACTTCTACTACTCGCAGGTGCAGTATCGCGAAGGAGATGAAACGTGGCGCGCCTACCGGGCCGGAACGCTCGAGAAGCTGGCCCGCGAGGCGGAAAATGTGGCGACCCCCACGGGGCCGGGCGTCGTCTGGACCCAGGGCTACATCGGGCCGGTCTATACAACGGCGCTCAACCTGATCATCCTGCAGGTTGATAAGGGCTACCTGCCGATCTATCAGCGATAA
- a CDS encoding AAA family ATPase — protein MNDAPPPSNEAIERISAASSQIKTQLGRVVVGQEEVIDLLLVALFCRGHCLLEGVPGLAKTLLVSTLAKSLNLSFSRIQFTPDLMPGDVTGADVLEENKATGQREVRFMPGPIFAHVLLADEINRTPPKTQAALLEAMQERQVTVGQTRRLIEHPFVVLATQNPIEQEGTYPLPEAQQDRFMFKAIVRYPSFDDEVEVARRTTSRAMEEVDSVLSPAEIVELQDLVLTTPISDHLTRYVVALVRGTRVGEPEATDVARRRLEWGAGTRAVQHLILGAKARALMSGRPCVTLEDVQALVKPVLRHRLVLNFSAESEGISADDVLEDLIKATPAREGALNHDARFRGLAAS, from the coding sequence TTGAACGACGCTCCACCACCCTCGAACGAAGCCATCGAGCGGATCTCGGCCGCATCGTCGCAGATTAAGACGCAGCTCGGGCGGGTAGTTGTCGGGCAGGAGGAGGTCATCGACCTGCTGCTCGTGGCGCTCTTCTGCCGGGGGCACTGCCTGTTGGAGGGCGTCCCGGGGTTGGCCAAGACGCTGCTCGTGAGCACGCTGGCGAAGTCCCTAAACCTCTCGTTTAGCCGCATTCAATTCACGCCCGACCTGATGCCCGGAGACGTCACCGGCGCCGACGTGCTTGAAGAAAACAAGGCGACGGGTCAGCGAGAAGTACGCTTCATGCCCGGGCCGATCTTCGCCCACGTGCTGCTGGCGGATGAGATCAACCGCACCCCGCCGAAGACTCAGGCGGCGCTGCTTGAAGCAATGCAGGAGCGGCAGGTCACGGTCGGTCAGACCCGCCGGCTGATCGAGCACCCGTTTGTTGTGCTCGCTACGCAGAACCCCATCGAACAAGAGGGGACCTACCCGCTGCCCGAGGCGCAGCAAGACCGCTTTATGTTCAAGGCGATCGTCCGCTACCCATCTTTCGACGACGAAGTAGAGGTAGCGCGACGTACGACCTCACGAGCAATGGAGGAAGTTGATTCGGTCCTATCTCCCGCGGAGATTGTCGAACTACAGGACCTGGTCCTCACAACGCCCATCAGCGATCACCTGACGAGGTACGTCGTGGCGTTGGTCCGTGGAACCCGCGTGGGCGAGCCTGAAGCGACCGACGTTGCGCGGCGGAGGCTGGAGTGGGGCGCCGGCACACGGGCCGTGCAGCACCTCATCCTGGGAGCCAAGGCCCGTGCGCTAATGTCGGGTCGCCCTTGTGTGACGCTGGAAGACGTTCAGGCGCTCGTGAAGCCGGTGCTGCGTCACCGGCTGGTGTTGAATTTCTCGGCAGAGAGCGAAGGGATATCTGCGGACGACGTACTCGAGGACCTGATCAAAGCCACACCCGCGCGCGAGGGCGCCCTGAATCATGACGCCCGCTTCCGCGGACTCGCCGCTTCCTGA
- a CDS encoding DUF58 domain-containing protein — protein sequence MTPASADSPLPEAIAKIERLEVRARGIVEGLLGGAHRSPYFGRSLDFREHRAYTRGDDLRQIDWKLWARRDRYYVKRYEEETNLRVTLAVDRSASMAYGSGAMSKFDYAATAGCALAYLALRQRDSVSAVAFAQELLAVTPYGAERSHLRAIAAALSDQPVAGETDLGASLDKLSQVARRKGIVVILSDLLGDRAAWRRGLARLRAAGHDVMVMHVLDDDELDFPFQDPTRFEGLEGGDAVRCHPARLRSGYLAALEKFLSEMRQACLGLGVDYELVRTSDPIDSAITRLLVARSGRRRPWS from the coding sequence ATGACGCCCGCTTCCGCGGACTCGCCGCTTCCTGAGGCGATCGCCAAAATCGAAAGGCTGGAGGTCCGCGCCCGCGGGATCGTGGAAGGACTGCTCGGCGGTGCGCATCGGAGCCCCTACTTCGGTCGCTCACTCGATTTTCGCGAACACCGCGCCTATACACGCGGCGACGACCTTCGGCAGATCGACTGGAAGCTCTGGGCGCGGCGCGATCGATACTACGTCAAGCGGTACGAGGAAGAGACCAATCTGCGTGTCACCCTGGCGGTCGACCGATCGGCGAGCATGGCGTACGGCTCCGGCGCCATGAGCAAGTTTGACTACGCCGCCACGGCCGGCTGCGCGCTAGCCTACCTGGCGCTAAGGCAACGCGACTCCGTTTCGGCGGTCGCCTTTGCCCAGGAGCTCCTCGCGGTCACGCCCTACGGCGCAGAGCGGTCGCACCTCCGCGCGATCGCGGCGGCGCTCTCCGACCAACCGGTCGCGGGCGAGACCGATCTGGGCGCATCGCTAGACAAGCTTTCGCAAGTCGCAAGGCGCAAGGGGATTGTGGTCATTCTTTCAGACCTTCTCGGCGACCGAGCCGCTTGGCGCAGGGGTCTGGCGCGGCTGCGGGCAGCGGGGCACGACGTGATGGTGATGCACGTTCTTGACGACGACGAACTCGACTTTCCGTTCCAGGACCCGACGCGGTTCGAGGGCTTGGAGGGGGGCGACGCGGTGCGTTGCCACCCGGCCCGTCTAAGGAGCGGCTATCTCGCGGCGCTCGAAAAGTTCCTCAGCGAGATGCGTCAGGCGTGCCTCGGCCTCGGGGTGGACTACGAGCTGGTGCGAACTAGCGATCCGATCGACTCGGCGATCACCCGACTGCTAGTAGCGCGGAGCGGCCGGCGTCGGCCCTGGAGTTAA